The genome window GATTGCCTGCTACAGGTAAAgccaggagggagagggtaggtgtCGGGGCAGTGGTAGAGATTGTGGTATCTGGATTTAGAactgcaaaagaatttgatttggagaggaagggggtcaaaGTGGAAAcataagatggaggaggaatagatGCCGGGGGGTAAATATGGAAACAtattggaaggaagggggaggagtggagtgaAAGCagcactggagtagggagtaagggaAAAACCTCTTTTGATTACCCTTTTGGTCACAATACTTCATCATAATGCTATACTTGGGGGCTTGGCCCACAAGCCCTAACCAATAACTGTATTTTGAATaaaccgctaatgaccttagatgttgacatggCACAAAGTGttcaatagaaaaataaatactggTACTGTATTAAACATGCCTAAATGAATTCAATATCTGAGGAGATATTAACCCATTTTGctgattaaagagaaaaaaaaaggatgttctgttccagaaatgataacaaaaatcatggCATCCGTGGAAAAATAAAACCAGTACagtacatttttaaaatattttactgaAACAGAGAATGGGAATGATTTCTTAGGAAGTAGGAATCTTCACTGCTTGATATGCCTTTGCAACAAGGTGTTCTAGAATTTCTTTTCTAACTCTAGTTCTTCTCCTATAACTGCTTCACTGTAACATTACTGTAGCATGAAAATCCCACCATTTTAAAGGCAATGACATCAAAACACAAGACAGAAAATTACTGAATCAAATGTGATATCAAAATGCATCTTATTCTTTCTCAAATAAGCCAATGCCTTCATTGTGGGGGTAGGGGAGTCCTTCAACTTGAAAGAGTTGGTTCtcaaaactgaaagaaaatactGTCCGATCTCTGTCCCTCGCGTTCCCTTCCCTgtgattatctttctttcttcattcatttatttacttattcatttatctcttaATTTACTTATTCTCCCTTTAGAGCTCCCATGAGTTCTCCTGAAGATTGCAGTTCTTTGACAATGTCCAGACCACCAATCAGGTCACCCTTCACATATACCTGTtgacaaaagggaaaagaaggtgtTGTAGCTGTCACATAGCTGTTTTTCATAAATAAGAAAACTTACAAAAGTAATATtcaaatgaaaatttaaatggGTCTATGGGAAGACATATAGTCTGAATAGCAACCAATTAAAAGCAATATAGTCTTTTGGTTAGGAAAGACTATAGGAAACTTTAGGAAACTTTAGAAGATTAAGAACAAGAACTAAAATATGAACACACCTGTGGATAAGTGGGCCAATTACTGTAGGTTTTCAGCCCTTGACGAACCTCCTCGTCAGTCAGAATATCAAATGTTTCATAAGACAGTCTGCAAAATATGAGTTTGTATTAAAACATattctaaagaaaataaaaagaatgttcATAATGAGAGTTGAGATCTGACCACTTATCTAATActatcaattaatatatacattttcccaGTTTCTATTACTGAAATATACAAAGGCAAATATTTGAAGTTGGAAATGCCTTTTACGCACATAACCTCAACACAGATGTTAAGTAAAATTATGATAGACTCATGAGCAACACAAGGGACTGTTGTAATCTTAATTGCTCAGGACAAGTTGAAGATTAAAAGTCCAAAATAAGGTTTCTTCTAATTGCACATGGCTTTCACCTCATATTGAGATTTTAGGATTAAATGAAACAATCATACATCAGAGGTCATTATCATGAATTTTCCAATACCTGTAATGACTTTAATCTTAGTGTGATTGCCCACATTTCAAGAAAGTTGTAAAGGTATTCCAAAATCCTCCAAAAGAAATTCTATGAAATCCCCAAAACTAATGCAGAAAAAGGATTTAGATATGTTACGAAAGTCCTACGCAATTACAAGAGGTATAATGACATTCTAAGAAAGGTCTGcaagaaaatcataaaaacatTCTAATAAAATACTACAGGTACATATTCTCTTAAAGACCCAAGAGGCATTCTACCAAAGTTCATCAGGCAACTGCAGAAAGCCCAGCCTCGTCTCCAACGTGCTCTGGCTACTTACCCTGTCTCGTTCAGAATTCCAATGATGGTGCGCGAGAAACCACATCGTGGCTCCTCCCGATTTCCCTTCATGAAGACCATTAACGGTGCCTTGTTGATCAGTTCCTTGAGCCTGAGAGGGCAAGGGATGATAATCAGCTCAAAGAAAGAACACTCAAAATCATGTTACATATAATGCAAGACCAGGTGAAAATATATGAAGCagaaaaggaacaagaggaaaaagaatgtgAAGGGACTAGAATAACAAAAGtataaacaaggaaagagaattgagagagagagagagagagagagagagagagagagagagagagagagagagagagagagagagagagagagagagagagagagagagagagagagagtgggagagagtgggagagagtgggagagagtgggagagagtgggagagagtgggagagagtgggagagagtgggagagagtgggagagagtgggagagagtgggagagagagggagagagagaaagaatgtggggAGGGGGCCTCAGTCACACGTGACTTACCTGTCATCCAATTTCTTCTTCTTGGGCAGCATCGGCTCTAGTTCTCCCGAGGCATCCATCTCCTTAAGGATGTCCAATCCACCCACCAGCTCACTATCAATGTACAGCTACCAGGACACAAAGTACTTTGAATTAGCCCTTGAGAATGGGTCATCTCTagaattaatttctttctttgaaaaaaacacacacacacacacacacacacacacacacacacacacacacacacacacacacacacacacacacacacacacacacacacacacacactttctcactcactcactctcactcacactcacacactcacacaccctcactctcacacactcacattctcatactaacacactctcacactcacactctcacacttacacactctcacactcacacactctcacacactctcacacactctcacacactcacactcactcacccacttacccTCTTAAAAGACACAAAAGCAAATGAAACCAAAGAAGTTGCGCACTCACCTGAGGATAGGTTGGCCAGTTGGAAAAGGTTTTGAGACCTTGTCGCACTTCCTCATCCGTGAGAATGTCAAAACTGCCGTAATCTGCTTCATATTTGTTCAGGAGTTCTATGGTTGTGCGGCTAAATCCtacaaacaagaataataacagataataataatgaatatcaattacaatataatataatttcatgATATAAATAcgaacataaataacaaaaaagaaaaaaagataaaaaagaaaaataataaaagaaaagggaagaagatgaaggaaagaaaaaggaaaagaaatgaagggaagaaaagagaaaatgaaaatataaaatgaaaggaagaagcaaTATTCTCTTCCCCAGAAGaagacataaaacataaaaaatgatgaagaagaaaatagtaatgaaagacAAAAGTACAGAaagtaacaaacaaataaacacaaacacaaaagaaaaagaaagaatgaagacttAAAATCCAATCAAATATGCTCAACGGCAGACACAACACACCGCATCGTGGATTGTCGGGAGAGCCCTTCATGAACAGCATGCACTTGGCAGACGAGATGATGTTCTTGAGGCGTGTGTTGAGGTCCACAGGAGGCGCACTCGGGGCAGTGGATACTAGAGACGTCTTCGCGGCCtgtaaaagatataataatacatTGTATTATATCTGTTTTAATCACCATGGAGTCAATCACTCATCTCACTTGGCTCACCTGCttactcttatctatctatattgttattagtattgatattaacataataattataatgtcaaaaaaacaaagattgaaaacttaagaaaaggggaaatcagAGCAGGACACATTTTCGCATATGACTGAAAATGCATTAAAACACTGACCTGCGTTTTTACTTTTGTCGTTAGATCAGCTGCTTTGGCCCCGTCTATTCTGTCAACCAATTGACCCCCTCGCAGCAATATGAAAGTGGGTACGGCTGAAACGCTGAACTTTAGACTAACTTCAGATAGGTCCTCTGCCGCTAAAAGGCCAAATGTCACATCCTggataagaggaaaatgaaaatcttttttggcttaggaaaataaagagaaatatgagaataaaaatgaaaataataataaagaaagaactgGATTTGAGGAACATATGATATACCTCAAGACAAAGTAGCACATGGTAAATGTGAGAATCCCACACAATCATTCAGCAATATCAAAAGAACATGTTGCTCACATTTTACTAAAACATCATTCAAAAACATGAAGATGCCTGAAAAATGAAATTACATTTCCCAAGAATTCATTACTTTACTGTGATAGAGAATGCATTCAGAATCTTTAATACATCAGTCATAACAGTAATTTTCCTGCCTTCCTGAGCAGGGATGGCAGCAGCACCTGGGTGGAAGAGGCTCAAGGACAAATAGCCCAAGAACATGGTAAAGTATTTATAAGGACATTGTTTGTAGTTAACTAATGCATCATGCATAACAGTTTCAAATTATAACTAAAATAGTCAATGGATTAAGGCATCTATGAAGCACAAAAAGTGACTGTTACAATAACTAGACTTGAATTATCATGTAGGGACTTAGGATCCTCATTTACATTGAAAATAGAATACTTCCTAGATACATTAGGAATAAAAACATCAAACACACTTCACTAACCTATAATAAATACAAGCAATACAAACAAAGTTTAAATAATTGCTCAGTACCTGCCACAAATAATATGTATCAATTCACAAAagctaaagaaaattaaaatcccCATTAAGTAAGAACTGGTACATTTTATTACATTTTACACAAACCTTAATCTCAGGTAATTTGCATAATTCTTTGATGACATCATTCATCTGTTCGCACTGTGGGGCCCAGTCTGCCATGAAATGAAGCACTGACAAGGCATTGCTCCTGAAAAAGGAATTTAAATTTAGAGAGAATCTGTTATAGCAATTACAGTTACCAAGTCTTTCACACATCTAACTCAATGATGCtagtaaaacattaaaaaagcGAATGCTTCTTTCAGATCACATGAGTGTTACCTTCCAACTTTTGTATTAAATTGGTATACTGAACCCAATGACAACAAAGGGCATCAACAAATGCCATGGTGAGGGCGGCCCAGAATGACAACTAGCACCTATGCACGATAATGGTGCTGCCCTGTTCTGCCTGCTTTGGAGGTGTGGGGTTACTGAGCTGGTGTTACAAGCCTAAATCCTCCTTTTATTAATGCCTTCATTGAAGAGCAATAACAGGCTAGTTCATGATCAAAGACAGTGTGTAGAAAAGAAATCATCCCTGCATTTTTAATCCTTAAGGTGTTCAGACAACCTTGATATTACCCTTGTGCAGCCAAAGGTCTACTTTGATTATTTTGTCTCACAAAAGTTTCAAGTAAGGCCATATTCGAACTAAGAGGTTTGAAGTAAAAGTTTTCCTTAGACAAAGTTGTTTCTCTACTAACTTATTATGCAGATTTGTCCAGCACTCATAATTGTCCTATAATGATAGCCACAAAGATATTCTCTATAGTCTTGCCAGAAATTCTGCAATGCGTGAAAATAATTTGAAAACTATCATTctgtatacattaaaaaaaattcctTGCACACTGGATGAACCCGGAGGTCTTCTAGTTCTTATGCTGTCATATGATCAACCATAATTAtcttatttataattatgtgttttatctaatttatattataatagtaatgtatCCCCCTCACTATATATCTCGTATGCGTACGTAACCCTTATGTAAACATTCGTGCTGTACACTCCTCCAGAAAATACTCGGTCGCTCAGTAGATTTccgtgttttatttatctttttccctcaAATGGAGCAATAAAACAACATCTAAAACATGGTGGCAGTTGTACTCCGTCTCCAAACATAGACAAACAGGGGAAAGAGGTAATAACAAGCTGGAGATACCGAAATATGGGCATTAAAATACGAGAGGTTAGCGACCAACCAGCAAAGAGACTAGTGCCAAGTCGCGCCGATATCACAAAAGATTCACTTTCGGTAAAGAAATCAAGACAAATAAGACTGAAATATATAAAAGCATGCGGAAGTGATTTACAGTTCGCTTAGGTGCACCTTAATACTCTTAATACTCGCACTGACACGTCAGCCACGAAAATGGCCGGCGCCGAACATTGCCGTCACTCGCCAAGAATGAATTGGAAAACTAGCGATTCTTATGACGCACTTATGACTTTCAAAAAACGTTGTATCACATACTTCAAAGTTATGAAGATACCAAGAGAAGATCAGGCAGACCATATCATTCTGTACGCAGATATTCCCGGAGAGGAAATGGTAGAGGCAAGCAATTTGACTGAACAAGATATGAAAGACCCTGACAAAATTTGGGATTCTTTTCAGACTCGGCTAAAACCTAAGACTAATAAATATGTTGAAAGACTCCGCTTACGAAGATTCTTTCAGAGAGAAAATGAATCTAGTGATGAGTTCTTAAACAGGTGTGAAGCTCAAGCTAAGAGATGCAAATTTACTGAGACAGAACACGAACCAAGAGTTATTGAGCAATTCATGCATGGAATCTATAATAAAGATTTGCAAAGAAGCCTTATTATAGAAGGTGAAGACATAAAGTTGAGCAAAGCCACTGACGTTGCCAGATCTTTTGAAGCCATTGACTTTATCAGATCTTTTAAAGCAAACATAAGAGATAAGCGAGACTTGAGAGCCAAAATAGTAAATTATGAATTAAATGTTGATGCTTTAGGATACCAAAATTTTGCACAGGCATCAAAACCATGCAACAAATGTGGGCGAGCACACAATAAATACTCCCCACAATCCTGCCCAGCATATGGTGCTAGGTGCAATATGTGTGGCAAGATGAACCACTGGCAAAAAATGTGTCTGTCAAtaccagaaaataagaaaaaaacatacaagagTAAGAGCCCAGGCCAAAGTCAATATGCCGGAAATAAAGTCCATAGGAACTTCAACAGTGACAAGTCCAAGAAAGCTAACAGAACATCTGCAGTGTATGAGTTCAGCCAAGATGACCCCAATGAGGATTATTTCACAGTAAGTTCTTTTAGAGTTGCATAGGTGtcaaaaagtaatgatagtgaagcgCTATGATCTATCAAAGTCAGTACCCCCAGCAACAAGACTGGCTCAATGACAGTCAAAGTCCATACAAGGGCCGGAGCAAACCTGCTTCCGATAAGAGCATTTCGAACTATGTGCCCAGATTTATTAGATGCTTATGGGAAGCCGAAAACCTGTCTGAGCAACAACTGTCGAAAAATTTTGGTTGCAATGAACAATATGAAACTCAGGCATTTTGGGTCTATCAAATTAAAGTGCACATTTGACAAGTCAAACTGGATCGATACAGACTTCTACATTCTGGACCAAGAAGTTGGACCATATATTTTGGGCCTGCCAAGCCTAAGAGCCCTAGGCATGGTCACAATTCATGAGACGTGGATGTAACCCCAAACAACCATGGCCATCCAGCCGGTGGATGAGTTAATGAAATCATACCCAGATCAATTTGCTAACACTGGAAATTTTCAGGGGAAATACCAAGAGAGAAACCAGTTGTCCTTGCACCAAGAACATTTCCTATTCATAAAAAGGAAGAACTTCAAAATCAGCGTGAAGAATTGGAAAAAATAGGAGTTATCAAAAAGGTGTTGGAACCTACAGATTGGGTCAACAGCATGGTTTGGACTATGAAGTAAGATAGCAGTCGATGTGTATGTTTAGATCCAAAAGACTTGAACAAAGCTATGAAGAGAAGCCATCACAAGTTTGCAGATTCCAGATTTTTCAGCAAATTTGATGCAAAAAATGGCTATTGGTCAGTCAAGCTTGATGCTACCAGTTCATTTCCTACTACATTTAGCACTCCTTTTGGCCACTGCAGATATTTCAGAATGCTTTTTGGTCTGGTTATTTTTCAGCAAAAAATGAATCAGATCCTCAAAAACTGTCCTCATCCATTGGCATTGCTGATGATGTAGTCTGTAGTTTGGGAAAACTGAAGAGAAGCACAACATAAATCTGCATAACCTCTTCAAAAAGATAGCCAAGCAGCAAGGATTAACTGTCAGCACTGCAAAGTGCATGATCAAGCAGGAACAAGTGAAATTCTTCGGCACTGTTTACGACAAGGAAGGCTCTCACCCAGATCCAGACAAGGTATCTGCAATTATAGCACTGCTGAGCCTAACAAATGTTACAGAGCTGCAACAATTTTTGGGAATGGTCACCTATATATTGCCATTTATTCCAAACCTGGCTGATGAAATTGCACTacttagaataaaaaagaaaagaaaaaaaaaggggggggggagactttaCATGGTCATCACACCACAAGAATATTCAGTGCACAGATGCAACACAGGCACATTTCAGTCAAAATAAACCAACAGTCAACATAAGTAGGGTATTGGTCCTGCAATAGTGCAAGATGACAAGCCTATCACCTATGCATCCAAGTCTCTGTCTGAAACAGAGCAACACTATGCCAATATCGAGAGGGAACTACTTGTACTGGTGTTTGGATGTGAAAGAtttcacatttatgtatatggcAAAGCATTGTTGAGCAGGTGGAGAATGACCACAAACCACTAGAAATGATTCAGCTAAAGAATCCGACAGCCACACCACTCAGACTGTAGCCAGGTAAAGATCTCTTCATAGCAGATGGTCTGTCACATTTGCCATCAACAGACAACCAATATATTGGTCTAGACCTACAAATCAACTTTGTTACGTTCAGCAACAAGAAACTAGACAAACTTGCACAGGAAAACTCAAGATACGTCCCCCTACATGGACTGAAAGAAGTCATTATCTATGGATGGCCAGAGAAGATGAAAGATCTACCAAGAATGTTACAACCATACTGGTCCGTCGGAGGTGAGTTATCTATTGAAGATGAGCTAGTGATAAGTGGCAGCAGAGTCATAATTCCAGCATCCATACATCCATGAAGGACACCAAGGCATCATGAAATGTCAACTTTGAGACAAAAACTGTGTATAGTGTACTTCAATCAACAAGGACATTGAAGACAGTCCAGTAGTGTTCCATGTGCCAAGAAATGTCAAGGTCACAAACAAAGGAAACCCTCATCTCACATGAACTTCCTACACAACCATTGCAATATATTGGAACAGATCACAAGCACAGCTGTGATCAAGGCATTAAAGAACTTGTTTTCTGAGTATGGAGTTCCCAAAAAAGTCTACAGTGATAATGGACGCCAATACAGCTCAGAATTTGCAACCTTTGCTTCGAACTGGGAGTTTGAACTTATAACAAGCTAACCCCACTATTCTCAATAAGGATTCTTTGAAAGATTCATCCAGACTGTCAAAAATGCCATCAACATGACAAAACAAAGCAACAAGGATCCAGTGCCACACCACTGGATAGCAAGCTGCCAAACCCACCAGAGCTTCTAaatgggaggaagatgaagagtaaCTTACCCCTCCACCTGCCTACAAAGGAAGGGCAGAAACAAGAAATCTACAAAAACTTCAAGAGGAAGCAAGACACAGAAGCAGTATTATGACCAAGGGGCAAAAGACCAACAAGCATTCCAACTAAAATGTTCAAGACCACATAATTGGAAGATGGACACCCACTACAGTCGTTGAGAAATCCCAAGAACCTTGATTGTATATAGTTGAGACACAAAATGGAGGTATCTTACGAAGAAACAGACGACACATCAGGCAGATGCCATAGCCCAAGCATGCACTTCCAGGTGAAGACTATGCAGAAGAGACTACTGAAATTACACTAAATATGGATAACAATGAAGATCATGTGAGCAAGGCTCCTAAAGTAGTGCCTCAAGAACAAGATGTGGCCATATCATCAAGAAGCCTAATAGACTGAACTTGTAATCTGTTTCATTCTCTACAGTGTATAAGTGAAGTGTTTAATAGTGTTAAGGAAAGTGCTATCATAATGGCCAGTATGCTAACCTGATTCTCAAAACAAGGTGCTATTTTCCTACCAGATTCTTTTTGAAATTTACTGAAAAAGGTGCTAATTCTTGTTTTACATGTCTGTGAACTACAAAGCATTCTCAGGTGCAAGCTCAGTTACCCAAATTTAGAAGCTCAATGAATGTCAAGCTACATTTTTGATACACTTCAGATTCTATTTTTGTAACTACCAGATACTTTATATCTCATATATGATAAGAATCTAACcccatttccttttgtttttgaaaaagaGGGATGTCATATGATCAACCATAATTATGTGTTTTATGtactaaaaaatataatactagtaatgtatccctttatatatattgcatgtatacataacccTTATGTAAACATTAGTGCTGTACACTCCTCCAGAATATACTCATGTAGCTCAGCACAGTTCTGTGTTTTAgtcaccttttcccctcaaatggagcaacaaaaccacatataaaacatatgcTAATCTGCTACACCAGCAACAGCCAACAAAGAGCCAGTAATGGAGCTTTGGTGACTAGCATTACATAATGCACTCATACTTTTGATAACTATGAAAAAAATCCAAGAtctcagaaataaaaataattggataaaaacaacatatataaaaacatgtgccCAGCATTGCAAGTGCCTCCAAACCTCTCTAAAGTACATCACTGAAGTCAACAACTTCCTCTGCATATACTTCGGCAGGAAAAAGCTTGGACCAGGTCCTTATTCTGTAATATGCCTCTTGAGTGTATCATTAATGTACATCCAGTATTATTACAGTATATCTTATCCAAAACAAAATCTTAATGATACAATAACCAGCTCTGAACTGCCTTAAACAGTGAACTTCTCAAG of Penaeus chinensis breed Huanghai No. 1 chromosome 37, ASM1920278v2, whole genome shotgun sequence contains these proteins:
- the LOC125045412 gene encoding glutaredoxin-3-like, whose protein sequence is MSVKKIQTMEDFQDLEKSNALSVLHFMADWAPQCEQMNDVIKELCKLPEIKDVTFGLLAAEDLSEVSLKFSVSAVPTFILLRGGQLVDRIDGAKAADLTTKVKTQAAKTSLVSTAPSAPPVDLNTRLKNIISSAKCMLFMKGSPDNPRCGFSRTTIELLNKYEADYGSFDILTDEEVRQGLKTFSNWPTYPQLYIDSELVGGLDILKEMDASGELEPMLPKKKKLDDRLKELINKAPLMVFMKGNREEPRCGFSRTIIGILNETGLSYETFDILTDEEVRQGLKTYSNWPTYPQVYVKGDLIGGLDIVKELQSSGELMGALKGE